AACATTAATAGACTTGTGTGACAAAACCTATAGTACCAGTGTGTGTTCTTACTTTGAGgtcgagggggagggagaggtggggggtcgGTTGTCATTTCATAGACTAGAGAAACAAAAGGAAAAAAGCAACTacatgaacacagccacacacacacacacagccacatacacacatctcagTGTTCGAGGTAATGTATCTGTCTCTATTAAACAGTACCTGTGTTGATTTTAGAAGCAGGCACTGTGGAAGTCCCTGCACAGATAAATACAGTTAAACAGCATTGTTGAcagtctatgtatgtgtgtgtgtgtgtgtgtgtgtgtgtgtgtgtgtgtgtgtgtgtgtgtgtgtgtgtgtgtgtgtgtgtgtgtgtgtgtatgtgtatactgtatgttcaCCTGTGTTTGGGGAAGCTGCGACAGTGTTGTCAACATAGGACCCGTTCCCTGTGTCCGCAGCCTCCCCATTGGCCAACACACCCACTGACACATCATTCACTAGAGAGGAGTATTGAGAAAACACGGATTGGCATTGAAGGCTGCAACATAACAATGACGCCACcttctggaagaatggaacACAACAGCTAAGACGTGCATGTGACTGAACAGGCGTCTTTGTCGGAGCTGTGTTGTTGATGGAACAGACCTGCTCTGAAGATCTTGGCCAGGCTTTTTTTACAGAGGTCCTGCAGCGCTTCTCTCAGCTCTGTCAGGGTGGAGctgaccccctccaccactgcctcgCCCCCCAGGACAGACCCTGCTCTGGGGCCCTCAGGGCCCAATGGCTCCAGGGTCAGGAAGTTCTGCAGAGGGGGCGGAAAATAaaaagaggtggaggatgaggagacatccctctccatcccctttaTTCTAAACCTGAATCACTGTAGCATACTGATCTTGGCCATGTACCAGGAATGGatctacatacacactcacacgttaCCTTGAGGAAGCAGATGTGATCCTCCATGCCTGCCAGTCTGGCCAGCTCCTGCTCCTTCCAGCGGAGCTGTGCCACCTCCTGCTCCATGCTCTGGATCTGCCCCTCCGCCCGGCTGCCCAGGGTCGACTCATGGGCACTCAGGAGCTCACCCACCTGGGTGCCCACCTGccccacacactgctgcagctctgcaaagacatccaccccctccctctggaGGGCCTGGAATgaggcctggggggagagggagggaaggtgggaagggaggggtgttGTTATGGAGGGGTAGGAGAAACAATgaggaaaagagggggagagagataaagggtgaGCAAGAGATAAAGTCGGACATAACCGATACGTAAGTATCTAACCATGCTCTTCTTACTTTGTGGAGACGAGCTCTCTGTGGGAGTTCCTTCAGCTCCATTTCTGTCTCCTTTATCCTCCTCTGGGTTTCTGCCTGCATCTGGGCCAGCtcttgctacacacacacacacgcacacacgcacacacacgcacacacgcacacacgcacacacgcacacacacgcacacacaattagAGCTAAATTCAACTGGATATAGTGACAACTACAGTATTTTACAGTCCACATGTTTTTCTACATAGATACGCATGTATTACAAGTACCTGAATGTGAACCATCATAGGTCACATTAGCAAGTCAAGAAGCAGCCTTACACTACATAAATGGACAGTTTGACACACAGGCATGTGAGGCAGGTTACAGGGAGTTTAACAGGGGTCGGATAGTGCAGTCAGATTCTTGAGGCGGTTATACCAGTGCTACAAGAATTTTTACTTATGAGACTACAACAGCATAGTGTTCCAACAACATCATGGTGTTCCTACTACGGCTGCCTGGTTCCATACCAGTCTCTCCTGCCTTGCTTCCTCCGGCCGGACCACCCTGTGTCCCTGGTGTCCACGGTGACAACACTCGTCGCAAACACACTCCTTGTCGTCATGGCAGTACAATTCCATGGGCCTGTGGTGCTGCGGGCAGGGCCTGGGGGCGACGGTGGGCAGTTGGGGGTACACGCTCCCGTGGCGGGCAGGTCGAGGGCCTGAGCCTGGGCCCGTGTTTGGGAGCACCTCCAGATAGATGGGCATGGATGgtggggcggaggagagggtcaGGTAGGGGCTCTCCTGGTTCTCTTTCGGGGTCCAGAGCTTCTCAATGGCCTCCACCAGCATGGTGGTCCTGGCCAGGGAGGGCCGAGGGCTGAAGGCCTGCCTACACTGGGGGCAGCTGTACTGGCCTTGCGTGCTTCCCCGGTCCCAGTGCCTCTGGATGCAGGCCAGGCAGTATGAGTGTCCACAGGGCAGAGTGGCTGGGTCCTTGAGGGTCTCCAGGCAGACGGAACAAACAAACATCTCCTCGGGCCAGGCAGAGGCCATGGTGCTGGGGTAGAAGAAGCTGGAGGGTTCCTGCTGGACAGTCCTTGAAGCAGATAGACAACCAGACTCACTGTTGGTACCAGAAGGGATGACAAACTCAGGAGTGAACTTGAGGTGTCACCTGAACAGGCAAGGCTTGGGGTGGGACTGGGCAAACTGGTAGGGCAGGTGAGGAGTTTCCACATATTTCTGAGAGTGATGTCACATGGTTGCAGAAAGGGATGGCTCTCTATAGAGGAGGAACAGTTGGAAGGCTGATGGACAGGTTTCTGCTGTTAGGTTCTTTCCACAGGGATGACATCATGATAAATAACCTGATTAGAGTAATTGCGCAATAGACGACCTCCCATTTCCAGTGGAAAACAAAGATAACAAAACAAACGTGTTTTAGTTTTACCATATCAATGCATTTCACCTAGGCTAGTGTGAAATGCTTTGTTAATTTATTTAGGATAGTTGAATCACGGAATAAACAGTAGTGTTGTTAAATTtgttgttttgaaatgtttgtGTTAGTTAAATGGGCGTTTGTAGCctaccagggagggagggggcatcaTCATCGTTTGTGAGGGCAAAAGTAAAGCGTTCAGCGCCATATTCAGTAGGGGCAAGTTACCGGCGGGCAGTACCGATGTTGAAGGTGAGTGTCACCCAGTACAGTATGGAACTCTGTGTTCCACGTTTTCGTGAATTTGGCATGATGTTTTCACTTGGGTTTAAATAGTCTAACATTAATTCCCTGTTATCAATAAGTAAGATTTAGAAAGCACATGCTTCAGTCATTGTCCTTTCACTTACCAGTTGCATGTTAAAGTT
The genomic region above belongs to Osmerus eperlanus chromosome 11, fOsmEpe2.1, whole genome shotgun sequence and contains:
- the ftr86 gene encoding finTRIM family, member 86 isoform X2 — protein: MASAWPEEMFVCSVCLETLKDPATLPCGHSYCLACIQRHWDRGSTQGQYSCPQCRQAFSPRPSLARTTMLVEAIEKLWTPKENQESPYLTLSSAPPSMPIYLEVLPNTGPGSGPRPARHGSVYPQLPTVAPRPCPQHHRPMELYCHDDKECVCDECCHRGHQGHRVVRPEEARQERLQELAQMQAETQRRIKETEMELKELPQRARLHKASFQALQREGVDVFAELQQCVGQVGTQVGELLSAHESTLGSRAEGQIQSMEQEVAQLRWKEQELARLAGMEDHICFLKNFLTLEPLGPEGPRAGSVLGGEAVVEGVSSTLTELREALQDLCKKSLAKIFRAVNDVSVGVLANGEAADTGNGSYVDNTVAASPNTVYEMTTDPPPLPPPRPQSTSVARAARSFSTSPAPLQPQAPSVTTVGLVNLEPKTREDMLKFRFDPTFDPNTANRHLRLSDGDRKVTLRGEKQNHADHPDRFLFWRQILGREALAGSPYYWEVEWTGQKVTVGVTYREIDRKSSDDSSRLGHNLQSWALYWSGSGFALWHAGTETMLGAPRARRVGVYLDQQEGLLAFYQVNNNQAHLIHALHTQFTGALYPGFRFWSGVGATITLCQLE
- the ftr86 gene encoding finTRIM family, member 86 isoform X1; translated protein: MASAWPEEMFVCSVCLETLKDPATLPCGHSYCLACIQRHWDRGSTQGQYSCPQCRQAFSPRPSLARTTMLVEAIEKLWTPKENQESPYLTLSSAPPSMPIYLEVLPNTGPGSGPRPARHGSVYPQLPTVAPRPCPQHHRPMELYCHDDKECVCDECCHRGHQGHRVVRPEEARQERLQELAQMQAETQRRIKETEMELKELPQRARLHKASFQALQREGVDVFAELQQCVGQVGTQVGELLSAHESTLGSRAEGQIQSMEQEVAQLRWKEQELARLAGMEDHICFLKNFLTLEPLGPEGPRAGSVLGGEAVVEGVSSTLTELREALQDLCKKSLAKIFRAVNDVSVGVLANGEAADTGNGSYVDNTVAASPNTGTSTVPASKINTVYEMTTDPPPLPPPRPQSTSVARAARSFSTSPAPLQPQAPSVTTVGLVNLEPKTREDMLKFRFDPTFDPNTANRHLRLSDGDRKVTLRGEKQNHADHPDRFLFWRQILGREALAGSPYYWEVEWTGQKVTVGVTYREIDRKSSDDSSRLGHNLQSWALYWSGSGFALWHAGTETMLGAPRARRVGVYLDQQEGLLAFYQVNNNQAHLIHALHTQFTGALYPGFRFWSGVGATITLCQLE